Proteins from a genomic interval of Gemmatimonas sp.:
- a CDS encoding SusC/RagA family TonB-linked outer membrane protein: protein MPRPSPHPHVTALLWGGGLAVLAATAAPALAASPAAPGASPTVVPRLQADSISGTVTDTRGRPVQGARVLVVGTSTTALTDPRGRFRLTGVGGTDRTVRVTAIGYQAQSRTIGAGSATLAFTLSELSVNLDEVVVTGTAGTVERRAVGNAITKIDARGTLERAPVTDVSQLMNGRASNVVLTANSGMAGAGTKVNIRGRNSLALTGAPLVYVDGIRMDAAQASGPAIQGANVVSRLNDINPADIESIEIIKGPAAATLYGTEASNGVIQIITKSGRAGEKARLTFTADQGTNEFADPAGRIPTNYARSPQGQILSFNAVENERTLGNSIWRTGQFQRYALGIDGGSGPVSYRVGGVLQDDEGIDLNNRQQQSSLRANLQFLPRPSLTARLDLGVVTGKTSFAPQEGGGAPLFSALNANPLTASSPSRGFFAAPPEVLYGVNDVFQLLQRTTVSAQLQHQLGSRLTQRLNIGTDMVQENNQNIVRRMTPQQARFFSPAVAAGRKDVQLRDARTNTLDYSATYTATLREGLTSQTSVGAQYFGRLTRLTTVSGQQFPAPGLSTILGTSVRTGGDDFIENTTIGTYAQQQLGWRNRLFVTGAVRVDNNSAFGTDFQAATYPKISGSWVASEEGWWKKGVVNTFKLRTAYGAAGQQPDAFAALRTLGPVTGPGDQPALTTQAVGNPDLKPELGTELELGFDAGLFQDRVALEFTWFRQDRRDAIVLAPVSPSSGFIGTRFTNLGAIRNDGFELRTTVAVLTGERLGWDLTATLNSNENEITDLGGQPPIFVGTFPRAQQHRVGFPVAAFFGQRLTSATLDGNGQATNLQCETPTGPAPCATAPLTYLGRSTPKYEGAVTSTVRLGQRLRLYTMVDFREGMRRFDTNLWARCTVFRLCRQNYFPQEFDPRDVAYAQRGSALVLTSGFINDASFAKLREVSVSYDLPDALARQVRASRASLLLAGRNLYTWTRWSGLDPETEQPGGFGELTASEQANLPLPRQLRFSLNLTF from the coding sequence ATGCCCCGTCCCAGCCCACACCCCCACGTCACCGCCCTGCTCTGGGGCGGCGGGTTGGCCGTCCTCGCGGCCACCGCGGCCCCAGCCCTCGCCGCCTCGCCGGCCGCCCCGGGGGCTTCCCCAACGGTCGTCCCGCGCCTGCAGGCCGACTCCATCAGCGGTACCGTGACCGATACCCGCGGCCGTCCCGTGCAAGGCGCGCGGGTCCTCGTCGTGGGCACCAGCACCACGGCACTTACCGACCCCCGCGGGCGCTTCCGCCTGACCGGCGTCGGCGGCACCGATCGGACCGTGCGGGTCACCGCCATCGGCTACCAGGCACAGTCCCGAACGATCGGCGCGGGGAGCGCCACGCTCGCGTTCACGCTCAGCGAGCTGTCGGTGAATCTCGATGAGGTGGTGGTCACCGGCACGGCGGGCACCGTCGAGCGCCGCGCGGTGGGCAATGCGATCACCAAGATCGATGCCCGCGGCACCCTGGAGCGGGCGCCGGTAACCGACGTGTCGCAGCTGATGAACGGTCGCGCCTCGAACGTGGTCCTCACCGCCAACTCCGGCATGGCTGGTGCGGGGACCAAGGTCAACATCCGCGGCCGCAACAGCCTCGCCCTCACCGGCGCACCGCTCGTCTATGTGGACGGTATTCGCATGGACGCCGCGCAGGCCTCCGGCCCGGCGATCCAGGGGGCCAACGTCGTCTCCCGCCTCAACGACATCAATCCGGCCGACATCGAGTCCATCGAGATCATCAAGGGTCCCGCCGCCGCCACGCTCTACGGTACCGAGGCCTCCAACGGCGTGATCCAGATCATCACCAAGTCCGGGCGCGCCGGCGAGAAAGCCCGGCTCACCTTCACGGCAGATCAGGGAACCAACGAGTTCGCAGACCCGGCCGGACGCATCCCCACCAATTATGCGCGCTCGCCGCAGGGGCAGATCCTCTCCTTCAATGCCGTGGAGAATGAGCGGACGCTGGGCAACAGCATCTGGCGCACCGGCCAGTTCCAGCGGTATGCGCTCGGCATCGATGGTGGCTCGGGGCCGGTCAGCTATCGCGTGGGCGGGGTGCTGCAGGATGACGAAGGCATCGACCTCAACAACCGGCAGCAGCAGTCGTCGCTCCGCGCCAACCTGCAGTTCCTGCCGCGCCCCTCGCTGACGGCCCGTCTCGACCTGGGCGTGGTGACCGGCAAGACCAGCTTCGCCCCGCAGGAAGGGGGCGGCGCGCCGCTCTTCAGCGCGCTCAACGCCAACCCGCTGACCGCGAGCTCCCCCAGCCGCGGCTTCTTTGCCGCGCCCCCTGAGGTGCTCTACGGCGTCAACGACGTCTTCCAGCTGCTGCAGCGCACCACCGTTTCCGCGCAGCTGCAGCACCAGTTGGGCAGCCGCCTCACCCAGCGGCTCAACATCGGCACGGACATGGTGCAGGAGAACAACCAGAACATTGTGCGCCGCATGACCCCGCAGCAGGCCCGCTTCTTCAGCCCGGCGGTTGCGGCGGGGCGCAAGGATGTGCAGCTGCGCGACGCACGCACCAACACGCTGGACTACAGCGCCACCTACACCGCCACGCTCCGGGAGGGGCTGACCAGCCAGACCAGCGTGGGCGCCCAGTACTTTGGCCGCCTCACGCGCCTTACCACCGTCAGCGGCCAGCAGTTCCCCGCGCCGGGACTCAGCACCATTCTGGGTACGTCGGTGCGCACCGGGGGCGACGACTTCATCGAGAACACCACCATCGGGACCTATGCCCAGCAGCAGCTGGGATGGCGCAACCGGCTCTTCGTGACCGGCGCCGTCCGCGTGGACAACAACAGCGCCTTCGGCACCGACTTTCAGGCGGCCACCTACCCGAAGATCAGCGGCAGCTGGGTGGCCAGCGAGGAAGGGTGGTGGAAGAAGGGCGTGGTGAACACCTTCAAGCTGCGCACCGCGTACGGCGCAGCAGGGCAGCAGCCGGATGCGTTCGCAGCGCTGCGCACGCTGGGGCCCGTGACTGGCCCCGGCGATCAACCGGCCCTCACCACCCAGGCGGTGGGCAACCCCGACCTCAAGCCGGAACTCGGCACCGAGCTGGAGCTGGGCTTTGATGCAGGGCTCTTCCAGGACCGCGTGGCGCTGGAGTTCACCTGGTTCCGCCAGGACCGGCGCGACGCCATCGTGCTGGCACCGGTATCCCCCTCGAGCGGGTTCATTGGCACCCGCTTCACCAACCTGGGCGCCATCCGCAACGACGGCTTCGAGCTCCGCACCACGGTGGCCGTACTCACGGGCGAACGGCTCGGCTGGGATCTCACGGCCACGCTCAACTCGAACGAAAACGAGATCACCGATCTGGGCGGACAGCCACCGATCTTCGTTGGCACCTTCCCGCGCGCCCAGCAGCACCGCGTGGGGTTCCCGGTGGCGGCCTTCTTCGGCCAGCGGCTGACCAGCGCCACGCTGGACGGCAACGGACAGGCCACCAACCTGCAGTGCGAAACCCCCACCGGGCCTGCCCCCTGCGCCACCGCGCCGCTCACCTATTTGGGGCGCTCCACCCCCAAGTACGAAGGCGCCGTCACGTCCACCGTGCGCCTTGGCCAACGGCTCCGGCTCTATACCATGGTCGACTTCCGGGAAGGAATGCGCCGCTTCGACACGAACCTCTGGGCGCGCTGCACCGTGTTCCGGCTGTGCCGCCAGAACTACTTCCCGCAGGAGTTCGATCCACGTGACGTGGCGTACGCGCAGCGCGGCAGTGCGCTCGTGCTCACCAGCGGATTCATCAACGACGCCTCCTTCGCCAAGCTGCGCGAGGTCTCGGTGTCCTACGACCTCCCCGACGCCCTCGCCCGGCAGGTGCGCGCCTCGCGCGCTTCGCTGCTGCTGGCCGGCCGCAATCTCTACACGTGGACCCGCTGGTCGGGGCTCGACCCGGAGACGGAACAGCCGGGCGGCTTCGGCGAGCTCACCGCCAGCGAGCAGGCCAACCTGCCCCTCCCGCGGCAGCTGCGGTTCTCCCTCAACCTGACCTTCTGA
- a CDS encoding cytochrome P450 — protein sequence MTAYPAFPIGATVTLDQLADDPYPIFHRLRATEPVTWAPAIGQWLVTSRDLVMEVLRDTMRFRTDDPLSPIRATFGPQMLSAEGAMQRRFKSACAPPFNAKAVDALTPLVHEVVAAHVGALPATGAELRSTYAAPVAVATVARVLGLDPAGDGLLREWYDTFADALINYAGDPETRTRAEAAVRAFRATLQPILHDPDAASSALLHTLARAHPRLLDDEEIAANALIVLFGGIETTEASIANTTWAILAHPTAQGVGHLDADAVDRCVEETFRWEPAVQTCSRYAPEAVLLGGVPLPAGAIVQCMLGAANRDPTYFRVPDLWNPARADPTPHLAFGFGRHFCLGAALARLEARTALLALFRRHPHSRLDPERPSRPHGHEFRKPRRLDVLWA from the coding sequence ATGACCGCGTACCCCGCGTTCCCCATTGGGGCCACTGTCACGCTCGACCAGCTGGCCGACGATCCCTACCCCATCTTCCACCGCCTGCGGGCCACTGAGCCGGTAACCTGGGCGCCAGCCATCGGGCAGTGGCTGGTCACCAGCCGCGATCTGGTCATGGAGGTGCTGCGCGACACGATGCGCTTCCGCACCGACGATCCTCTGTCGCCTATTCGTGCGACGTTTGGGCCACAGATGCTGTCCGCCGAGGGAGCGATGCAGCGGCGCTTCAAGTCGGCGTGTGCCCCTCCGTTCAACGCCAAGGCGGTGGACGCGCTCACACCCCTCGTGCATGAGGTGGTCGCGGCACACGTCGGGGCGCTCCCGGCCACGGGCGCAGAGCTGCGGTCCACCTATGCCGCGCCGGTGGCAGTCGCCACCGTCGCGCGCGTGTTGGGGCTGGACCCGGCGGGGGATGGGCTGTTGCGCGAGTGGTACGACACCTTCGCCGACGCGCTCATCAACTACGCGGGGGACCCGGAGACGCGCACCCGTGCCGAGGCGGCCGTGCGCGCCTTTCGCGCCACGCTGCAGCCAATTCTGCACGACCCCGACGCCGCGTCGAGCGCACTCCTGCACACCCTCGCGCGGGCGCATCCGCGGTTGCTGGATGACGAGGAAATCGCTGCCAACGCGCTCATCGTACTCTTCGGTGGCATCGAAACCACCGAGGCCTCGATTGCCAACACCACTTGGGCGATCCTCGCGCATCCGACGGCGCAGGGGGTCGGCCACCTCGACGCCGACGCCGTGGACCGGTGCGTGGAGGAAACCTTCCGCTGGGAACCGGCCGTGCAGACGTGCAGCCGCTATGCACCGGAGGCGGTCCTGCTTGGCGGGGTGCCACTGCCGGCAGGAGCGATCGTGCAGTGCATGCTGGGGGCGGCCAACCGCGACCCGACCTACTTTCGCGTGCCGGACCTCTGGAATCCGGCGCGTGCGGATCCCACGCCGCATCTGGCGTTCGGATTTGGCCGGCACTTCTGCCTCGGGGCGGCCTTGGCTCGCCTGGAAGCGCGCACCGCGCTCCTCGCGCTCTTCCGCCGCCATCCGCACAGTCGCCTCGACCCCGAGCGTCCGAGCCGCCCCCACGGCCACGAATTCCGCAAACCGCGTCGCCTCGACGTGCTGTGGGCGTGA
- a CDS encoding IclR family transcriptional regulator: protein MLATLNTVLALFSERTPELAALDIAERLGRPRSSVYRLLRTFEQAGFLDYDERSGRYRLGIRLAALGALAQQSSPLQRALHPVLIRLARDSGECATLVVRSGAIATTVDIVYAPQPLVVPGVLGGHPPLHASAGGKVLTAWLAGGERRALLGETLTRYTAATITDLPTLMEQLDEVRRSGVAIARGEWYADVYGMGAPVWDHTGGAAAAVTIGFPSVRAGAARLRQLQPLVARAGAEGTAVLGGTPRVTDVEEAPAPVGALPHRSVASDRRRRRRD, encoded by the coding sequence ATGCTCGCCACCCTCAACACGGTGCTCGCGCTGTTCAGCGAGCGCACCCCCGAGCTCGCTGCGCTCGACATCGCCGAGCGACTGGGGCGGCCCCGCAGTTCGGTCTACCGGCTGCTCCGCACCTTCGAGCAGGCCGGGTTTCTCGATTATGACGAGCGCTCCGGTCGGTATCGGCTGGGGATCCGCCTGGCCGCGCTTGGCGCACTCGCCCAGCAATCCTCGCCGCTCCAGCGGGCGTTGCATCCGGTCCTGATCCGTCTTGCCCGCGATTCGGGCGAGTGCGCCACGCTGGTTGTTCGGTCCGGTGCCATCGCGACCACGGTCGACATCGTCTACGCGCCGCAGCCGCTGGTGGTGCCGGGCGTGCTCGGGGGCCATCCGCCTTTGCACGCCTCCGCCGGTGGCAAGGTGCTCACGGCGTGGCTCGCCGGCGGGGAGCGGCGCGCGCTGCTGGGGGAGACGCTGACGCGCTACACGGCCGCGACCATCACCGACCTGCCGACGCTCATGGAGCAGCTCGACGAGGTCCGGCGGTCGGGGGTCGCCATCGCCCGCGGGGAGTGGTACGCCGACGTGTACGGTATGGGCGCGCCCGTGTGGGATCACACCGGGGGGGCCGCCGCCGCCGTCACCATTGGCTTTCCCTCGGTGCGTGCCGGCGCCGCACGGCTGCGCCAGCTGCAGCCGCTCGTGGCGCGGGCTGGCGCCGAGGGGACGGCCGTATTGGGCGGGACGCCACGGGTGACCGATGTGGAGGAGGCGCCGGCCCCGGTTGGGGCGTTGCCGCACCGGTCCGTGGCGTCAGATCGTCGCCGTCGCCGGCGCGACTGA
- a CDS encoding PEP-CTERM sorting domain-containing protein encodes MRLRISLLVGSLLLASSALEAQGGFFTSGTPDQGGGFRIRREGSDREVLYGTRTSLADCRPGNGCQSSADASGFHSVGYQPFSIAYTASAGGSMSLGWDAFGTASYALANTGNTFSAIMFNVKGFGTSEFVGLRNVLFNGLAIPALGDFTSTGTDSYFAFSGVNAASDFTITGELAFGTAGGSNPEGQRFGFFYGNCNNTQGTACVPLPTAAVPEPASAALLAAGLAGLLAVGRRRRVTA; translated from the coding sequence ATGCGATTGCGAATCTCTCTCCTTGTCGGCTCGTTGCTCCTGGCGTCCAGTGCGCTCGAGGCCCAGGGCGGTTTCTTCACCTCCGGCACGCCCGATCAGGGCGGCGGCTTCCGTATCCGGCGGGAAGGCTCAGACCGCGAAGTGCTCTACGGCACCCGGACCAGCCTGGCGGATTGCCGACCGGGGAACGGCTGCCAGTCATCGGCCGATGCGTCGGGGTTCCACAGCGTCGGGTACCAGCCGTTCTCCATTGCCTACACCGCCAGCGCCGGTGGGTCCATGTCGCTGGGCTGGGACGCGTTCGGCACTGCCAGCTACGCGCTCGCCAACACGGGCAACACCTTCAGCGCCATCATGTTCAATGTGAAGGGGTTCGGCACCAGCGAGTTCGTCGGACTGCGCAACGTCCTGTTCAACGGGCTCGCAATCCCTGCGCTCGGCGATTTCACCTCCACGGGCACCGACAGCTATTTCGCCTTCTCCGGCGTAAACGCCGCGAGCGACTTCACGATCACCGGTGAACTGGCGTTCGGTACGGCCGGGGGGAGCAACCCGGAGGGACAGCGGTTCGGGTTCTTCTACGGCAACTGCAACAACACGCAGGGAACGGCCTGCGTGCCGCTCCCCACGGCCGCCGTCCCGGAACCGGCCTCCGCGGCGCTGCTGGCCGCCGGGCTTGCCGGCCTGCTGGCCGTCGGTCGCCGTCGTCGCGTGACGGCATGA
- a CDS encoding serine hydrolase: MSMRRRVPVSRMLRIGGALLGVALVGAACGASGGPAAPAPPDATPPAAPSPAAGPTPEAIAAAKAYSTSMGGQTFLVLHRGQLLDESYTNGGSADRIQLLASATKGFTGMLGAIAAADGLFDLDEPVAQRAITEWRGDAMKSRITYRHLLTMTSGLRELNDLSGWLDYLPAPVDYPGGSTFVYSGDPNIFGLALERRLGGEAVVDYLARRLLQPLGITSLRWASNFTDGRPNLSGSAYVTARDWAKFGEFIRLTMVSRWTGPVILPRPFFDQVFRGNPAHPAYGFYWWLKKPVPTALAATIDANNKRQYSLQIKPIVDQPMIPDDFVMAKGAYGQQLYVIPSLELTVVRNGPAQRNNFDDVEFLTRLLTGFRR, translated from the coding sequence ATGTCGATGAGGCGCCGCGTCCCGGTGTCACGAATGCTGCGTATTGGCGGTGCCCTGCTCGGGGTGGCCCTCGTCGGTGCCGCCTGTGGCGCCTCCGGCGGTCCGGCCGCGCCCGCACCACCGGACGCCACACCACCGGCTGCCCCATCCCCGGCTGCCGGCCCCACGCCCGAGGCGATCGCCGCCGCCAAGGCGTACAGCACGTCGATGGGCGGCCAGACGTTCCTCGTGTTGCATCGTGGGCAGCTGCTCGACGAGTCGTATACGAACGGCGGAAGCGCCGACCGCATCCAACTGCTCGCCAGTGCCACCAAGGGCTTCACCGGCATGCTGGGAGCGATCGCCGCGGCCGACGGGCTGTTCGACCTCGATGAGCCAGTGGCACAACGCGCAATCACCGAATGGCGCGGTGATGCCATGAAGTCCCGCATCACCTATCGGCACTTGCTCACCATGACGAGCGGGCTCCGCGAACTGAACGATCTGTCCGGGTGGCTCGATTACCTGCCGGCACCCGTGGATTATCCGGGCGGCAGCACGTTCGTCTACAGCGGCGATCCCAACATCTTCGGCCTGGCGCTCGAGCGTCGACTCGGCGGCGAAGCCGTCGTGGACTACCTGGCGCGGCGCCTGCTGCAGCCGCTGGGCATCACCTCGCTGCGCTGGGCCTCGAACTTCACCGACGGCCGCCCCAACCTGTCGGGCAGTGCGTACGTGACCGCGCGCGACTGGGCGAAGTTCGGCGAGTTCATTCGCCTCACCATGGTTTCACGGTGGACCGGTCCCGTCATCCTGCCGCGCCCGTTCTTCGACCAGGTGTTCAGGGGTAATCCGGCGCACCCCGCCTACGGCTTCTACTGGTGGCTCAAGAAGCCGGTGCCCACGGCGCTGGCGGCGACGATCGACGCGAACAACAAGCGGCAATACTCGCTGCAGATCAAGCCGATTGTCGATCAGCCGATGATCCCGGACGACTTCGTGATGGCCAAAGGGGCCTATGGGCAGCAGTTGTACGTGATCCCCTCCCTCGAACTGACCGTCGTGCGCAACGGGCCGGCCCAGCGGAACAACTTCGACGATGTGGAGTTCCTGACGCGGCTGCTCACGGGGTTCCGGCGTTGA
- a CDS encoding FAD-linked oxidase C-terminal domain-containing protein, with translation MSVSPAPVEAAIADLRRQLGDRLSTSESVRDLHSHDESWHAPHRPDAVVFPESTEEVATVVRVCAAHGVPVVAYGTGTALEGGVIPERGGVVVSLQRLDRVLRVSAEDLDATVQAGVTHETLNAQLRDLGLFFPIDPGADCSLGGMAATRASGTNAVRYGTMRENVLGLTVVLADGRLVRTARRARKSSAGYDLTRLFVGSEGTLGIITEVTVRLCGVPETVAAAVCSFDSLAGAVNTVIRTIQLGVPIARVELLDDVQMDAVNRYSGLTHPVQDTLFLEFHGSASSVREDAEVVQQIAAELGGGAFAWAAGHEERRALWAARHDAAYATKALRPGCGLWATDVCVPISRLAECILETKQDLRESFLVAPLIGHVGDGNFHLGLLVRRDDPREVAEAERLHDRLVQRALAMDGTCTGEHGVGTGKARYLAAEHGDALDVMRAIKQALDPLGIMNPGKVLPP, from the coding sequence ATGAGTGTCTCCCCCGCGCCGGTCGAGGCCGCGATCGCCGACCTGCGTCGCCAGCTCGGTGACCGCCTGTCCACCAGCGAGTCCGTACGCGATCTCCACAGCCACGACGAGTCGTGGCACGCGCCCCACCGACCGGACGCGGTGGTCTTTCCGGAGTCCACCGAGGAGGTGGCCACGGTCGTGCGGGTGTGCGCCGCGCATGGCGTTCCCGTGGTCGCGTACGGCACCGGAACGGCGCTCGAAGGTGGCGTGATTCCGGAGCGCGGTGGCGTGGTCGTCAGTCTGCAACGCCTCGACCGGGTGTTGCGGGTGAGCGCCGAGGATCTCGATGCGACGGTGCAGGCCGGCGTCACGCACGAAACGCTGAACGCGCAGCTGCGTGATCTTGGCCTGTTCTTTCCGATCGATCCGGGTGCCGACTGCTCGTTGGGCGGCATGGCGGCCACACGCGCGTCCGGTACGAACGCCGTGCGCTATGGCACGATGCGCGAGAACGTGCTCGGGCTCACGGTCGTGCTGGCCGACGGCCGCCTCGTGCGCACCGCCCGTCGCGCCCGAAAATCCTCCGCCGGCTACGATCTCACGCGCCTGTTCGTGGGCAGCGAGGGGACACTCGGCATCATCACCGAGGTCACCGTGCGCCTCTGCGGGGTGCCGGAGACGGTCGCCGCGGCGGTGTGCTCCTTCGACTCGTTGGCGGGGGCCGTCAACACGGTCATCCGCACCATCCAGCTTGGTGTCCCCATCGCGCGCGTCGAACTGCTCGATGACGTGCAGATGGACGCCGTCAACCGGTACTCGGGGCTCACGCACCCGGTGCAGGACACGCTCTTTCTCGAGTTTCACGGGTCGGCATCGTCGGTGCGGGAAGACGCCGAGGTGGTGCAGCAGATCGCCGCGGAACTGGGCGGCGGCGCGTTCGCCTGGGCCGCCGGCCACGAGGAGCGCCGGGCGCTCTGGGCGGCGCGTCATGACGCGGCCTACGCCACCAAGGCGCTGCGCCCCGGGTGTGGCCTGTGGGCGACTGATGTGTGTGTGCCGATCTCGCGGCTGGCGGAGTGCATTCTCGAGACCAAGCAGGATTTGCGCGAAAGCTTTCTCGTGGCGCCGCTCATCGGCCACGTGGGCGACGGCAACTTCCACCTCGGCTTGCTCGTGCGGCGCGATGATCCGCGGGAAGTGGCCGAGGCGGAGCGGTTGCACGACCGGCTCGTGCAGCGCGCGCTGGCGATGGACGGCACCTGCACCGGCGAGCACGGCGTCGGCACGGGGAAGGCGCGCTACCTCGCGGCCGAGCATGGGGACGCCCTTGATGTGATGCGCGCCATCAAGCAGGCGCTCGACCCGCTCGGCATCATGAACCCGGGGAAGGTGCTGCCCCCGTAG
- a CDS encoding thermonuclease family protein, giving the protein MVMRTLLGVLVLLLVCGVNPVAPFEEWQSCRIIRIVDGDTVDCDAQRIRLLLIDTPERDLPPFGAQTAAALEQLIPVGSVGRIEFDVRRSDRYNRTLAYLHTKRGVFVNEALTRAGYAVPAVYPPNVRHVERIRAAPEQATEVRAGLWTVDGFARLPGEARAGRC; this is encoded by the coding sequence ATGGTGATGCGCACGCTGCTTGGCGTATTGGTGCTGCTGCTGGTGTGTGGTGTGAATCCCGTGGCCCCTTTTGAGGAGTGGCAGAGCTGCCGCATCATCCGCATCGTCGACGGCGACACCGTGGACTGCGACGCGCAGCGCATTCGGCTGCTGCTCATCGACACCCCCGAGCGCGATCTGCCCCCCTTCGGCGCCCAGACCGCGGCCGCCCTGGAGCAGCTCATCCCCGTGGGGAGCGTGGGGCGGATCGAATTCGACGTGCGCCGCTCCGACCGGTACAATCGCACGCTGGCCTACCTGCACACCAAGCGCGGCGTGTTCGTGAACGAAGCGCTCACGCGCGCCGGGTATGCCGTGCCGGCGGTCTACCCACCCAACGTGCGTCATGTGGAGCGCATCCGCGCGGCCCCCGAGCAGGCCACGGAGGTGCGCGCCGGGTTGTGGACCGTTGACGGTTTTGCCCGCCTGCCTGGGGAGGCGCGGGCGGGTCGCTGTTGA
- a CDS encoding DUF5916 domain-containing protein, producing the protein MWPLLLLQSVPVFPPPAAPPRTTAVRTPTPLVVDGKLDEAAWQSAPVAGGWRQVDPDQGAAATVGTDARITFDARHIYVAFVARDSAGAPAPSVRNLRRDFRFDENDVVAVVFDPFDDQRTGFLFQVTAAGNQRDALFLNGQGLDEDWDAPWRARTVVTDSGWTAELAIPWSALRYPDGPRSWRVNFYRGLRRRDEVSSWSPVPRAIPTMRTDYAGIVDGLEPPRAASPVQLQPYLLAQSGRLRASGGNRTTQAIGGEVKWQPSASTVVDVTVNTDFAQAEVDRQVVNLSRFSPFFPERRPFFLENRALFSTGVDGRLQPFFSRRVGLGSDGVPVPLEFGGRVIRRTATSSSGVLVVRQGASEALASSEIGVARSTRNLGERSRVGAMLVGRHDRRVGDAAQWHGTMALDGFSQLTPTLALDGSLAATRRSTVGGDGLAGHVSLQQSTSSLMGGMSVEFVDDGFAPEAGFIARQNYVEMSGGGILDLRPRWLPRGVRSYQPNLDVSVIRTASRFDFLEARVRVSPLSFRSQTAASADIGLEVNWQQLDEPFQLVPGATTSAGSTVFPRVTAGLASNPAAEVSWGVDGGLGGYFNGRLASLDGRFNWTPDPRIAIAARYSANRLSGFDSLAAAVTTHLLVPELRLALNPRVQLATFYQFNTAARRGSMNLRFAWELAPLSFLYVIWNGERAVQGLPAVRRPVGGDQISVKFAYLLRR; encoded by the coding sequence ATGTGGCCCCTGCTGCTGCTCCAGAGCGTCCCCGTGTTTCCGCCGCCGGCGGCACCGCCTCGCACGACCGCGGTGCGCACCCCGACGCCGCTGGTGGTGGATGGGAAGCTCGATGAGGCGGCATGGCAGTCGGCGCCGGTGGCCGGCGGATGGCGCCAGGTCGATCCGGACCAGGGCGCCGCGGCCACGGTCGGCACCGACGCCCGCATCACGTTCGACGCCCGGCACATCTACGTGGCGTTCGTCGCCCGCGACAGTGCCGGCGCGCCGGCACCCAGCGTGCGGAACCTCCGGCGGGACTTCCGCTTCGACGAGAACGACGTCGTGGCCGTGGTCTTCGACCCGTTCGACGATCAGCGCACCGGTTTCCTCTTCCAGGTGACAGCGGCCGGCAACCAGCGCGACGCGCTGTTTCTCAACGGACAGGGGCTCGACGAGGACTGGGACGCTCCCTGGCGGGCCCGGACCGTGGTTACCGACAGCGGGTGGACGGCCGAACTGGCCATCCCCTGGAGCGCCCTGCGCTACCCCGACGGACCACGGTCGTGGCGCGTGAACTTCTATCGTGGTCTGCGTCGGCGCGACGAGGTCAGCTCGTGGTCGCCGGTCCCGCGCGCCATTCCTACCATGCGCACGGACTACGCCGGCATCGTCGATGGCCTGGAGCCGCCGCGTGCGGCTTCGCCCGTACAGCTGCAACCCTATCTGCTGGCCCAAAGTGGCCGGCTGCGGGCCTCCGGAGGCAACCGGACGACCCAGGCGATCGGCGGAGAGGTCAAATGGCAGCCGTCGGCGAGCACGGTCGTCGATGTCACGGTCAACACGGACTTCGCGCAGGCCGAGGTCGACCGTCAGGTCGTGAACCTGTCCCGATTCTCCCCCTTCTTTCCCGAACGTCGGCCGTTCTTCCTCGAGAACCGGGCCCTTTTCTCCACCGGGGTCGATGGCCGACTGCAGCCGTTCTTCTCTCGGCGTGTCGGGTTGGGGAGCGATGGGGTCCCCGTCCCGCTCGAATTCGGGGGTCGCGTCATCCGGCGCACGGCGACGAGCAGCTCGGGGGTGCTCGTCGTGCGACAGGGCGCGTCGGAGGCGTTGGCCAGCTCGGAGATCGGCGTCGCGCGAAGTACGCGCAACCTCGGCGAGCGCTCCCGCGTGGGCGCGATGCTCGTTGGTCGTCACGATCGGCGGGTCGGCGACGCGGCACAGTGGCACGGGACCATGGCGCTGGACGGGTTCAGCCAACTGACGCCAACACTGGCGCTCGACGGCTCGCTGGCGGCCACGCGCCGCTCGACCGTTGGTGGGGACGGGCTGGCCGGGCATGTCTCCCTTCAGCAGAGCACCTCCTCCCTGATGGGCGGTATGTCGGTGGAGTTCGTCGACGACGGCTTTGCGCCGGAGGCGGGATTCATCGCCAGGCAGAACTACGTCGAAATGTCGGGCGGCGGGATCCTCGACCTCCGGCCGCGCTGGCTCCCGCGGGGCGTTCGCAGCTACCAGCCCAATCTCGATGTGTCCGTCATCCGCACGGCCTCGCGTTTCGACTTCCTCGAGGCCCGCGTGCGGGTCAGTCCGTTGTCGTTCCGGTCGCAGACGGCGGCGTCGGCCGACATCGGGCTTGAGGTCAACTGGCAGCAGCTCGACGAGCCGTTCCAGCTGGTGCCCGGGGCCACCACCTCGGCGGGCTCGACCGTCTTTCCCCGCGTGACGGCCGGCCTGGCGAGCAATCCGGCCGCCGAGGTCTCGTGGGGCGTTGACGGTGGCCTCGGGGGCTACTTCAACGGGCGTTTGGCGAGTCTCGACGGGCGCTTCAACTGGACGCCGGATCCCCGCATAGCGATCGCGGCGCGCTATTCGGCCAACCGCCTCAGCGGATTCGACAGCCTCGCTGCGGCGGTGACCACCCACCTCCTCGTGCCTGAACTGCGCCTGGCGCTCAATCCACGCGTGCAGCTGGCCACGTTCTACCAATTCAACACCGCCGCGCGTCGGGGCAGCATGAATCTGCGCTTCGCGTGGGAGCTCGCGCCCCTGAGCTTCCTGTACGTCATCTGGAACGGGGAGCGCGCCGTGCAGGGACTGCCTGCCGTGCGCCGTCCAGTCGGGGGCGATCAGATCTCGGTCAAGTTCGCGTACCTTCTGCGGCGCTGA